From the genome of Polyangiaceae bacterium, one region includes:
- a CDS encoding carbonic anhydrase: MQKLAKGIHSFRSGYFATHRRLFEQLATAGQRPETLFITCSDSRVVPNLITDAPPGELFVIRNAGNLVPHPSLPGGTAASLQYAVEVLEVENVIVCGHTQCGAIQAILDPDSTSHLSYVKRWVEQASGLRELLDTRYAQLDAEARMTAAVQENVLAQVEHLQEFDFVRKRMDAGTLQVNAWVFKIATGEVFDFDPKSGEFLPLLKDDV; this comes from the coding sequence ATGCAGAAGCTCGCCAAGGGCATCCATTCCTTTCGAAGCGGCTATTTTGCGACCCATCGGCGCCTGTTCGAACAACTGGCGACGGCGGGGCAGCGTCCGGAAACCCTGTTCATCACCTGTTCGGACTCGCGCGTGGTTCCCAACTTGATCACGGACGCTCCACCCGGCGAGCTGTTCGTGATCCGCAACGCCGGCAATCTCGTCCCGCACCCGAGCCTGCCTGGCGGCACCGCCGCATCGCTGCAATACGCGGTAGAGGTGCTCGAGGTGGAGAACGTCATCGTCTGCGGGCACACTCAATGCGGAGCGATCCAGGCAATCCTCGATCCCGACAGCACCTCTCATCTCAGCTACGTCAAGCGCTGGGTAGAGCAGGCGAGCGGGCTGCGAGAACTACTCGACACTCGCTACGCACAGCTGGATGCGGAAGCTCGCATGACGGCCGCGGTCCAAGAAAACGTGCTGGCGCAGGTCGAGCATCTTCAGGAGTTCGATTTCGTGCGCAAGCGCATGGACGCTGGCACGCTCCAGGTAAACGCTTGGGTCTTCAAGATCGCCACCGGCGAGGTGTTCGACTTCGATCCAAAGAGCGGCGAGTTCCTCCCACTGCTGAAGGATGACGTCTAG
- a CDS encoding alpha/beta fold hydrolase, with protein sequence MTIASKKITFPSAQGHSLAARLELPEGQPRAFALFAHCFTCSKDSTAASRISRALADEGFAVLRFDFTGLGGSEGDFANTDFSSNLSDLVAAADYLRAEYQAPTVLVGHSLGGAAVLRAAARIEETRAVVTLNAPFDPAHVKELLSAAEPALLAAEEAEVNLAGRTFRVKRSLLDDLSDQPMREAIGNLGAALLVMHSPTDDVVGVDNARLIFEAARHPKSFVSLDGASHLLGQRADAIFAARVIAAWAARYLAAEKEPKPDDERDHSVVVAETHEGRYTQSVAFGNHRMRADEPVALGGLDSGPSPYDLLLASLGACTSMTLRMYAEHKQLPLDGVRVTLEHRKIYAKDCGDCETKQGKIDHIDRVIEVEGDLSDEQRQRLLEIADKCPVHRTLHAEVKIASQLKR encoded by the coding sequence ATGACCATCGCCAGCAAGAAGATCACGTTCCCTAGCGCCCAGGGTCATTCCCTCGCAGCACGCTTGGAGCTGCCTGAAGGCCAGCCGCGCGCCTTCGCTCTTTTCGCTCACTGTTTCACCTGCAGCAAGGACAGTACCGCCGCAAGCCGTATCAGTCGCGCTTTGGCGGACGAAGGGTTCGCGGTGTTGCGCTTCGACTTCACGGGGCTAGGCGGTAGTGAGGGAGACTTCGCCAATACGGACTTCTCCTCGAACTTGAGCGACCTGGTCGCTGCGGCCGACTACTTGCGAGCCGAGTATCAGGCACCCACGGTTCTGGTCGGCCATTCCCTCGGGGGGGCTGCGGTTCTCCGCGCGGCCGCGCGCATCGAGGAGACGCGCGCCGTCGTGACCCTCAATGCCCCTTTCGATCCTGCGCACGTCAAGGAGCTGCTGTCCGCTGCCGAGCCGGCCTTGCTCGCCGCCGAGGAAGCCGAGGTGAACCTCGCTGGCCGGACTTTCCGGGTGAAGCGCAGCCTGCTGGATGATTTGAGCGACCAGCCGATGCGCGAAGCCATAGGGAACCTGGGCGCCGCGCTCTTGGTCATGCACTCCCCGACGGATGACGTGGTGGGCGTAGACAACGCGCGCCTTATCTTCGAGGCCGCGCGACATCCGAAGAGCTTCGTCTCCTTGGACGGCGCTTCGCATCTGCTTGGTCAGCGAGCCGATGCCATCTTCGCCGCGCGTGTGATCGCCGCCTGGGCCGCTCGCTACCTAGCCGCCGAGAAGGAGCCCAAACCGGATGATGAAAGGGACCACTCCGTCGTAGTGGCCGAGACGCACGAGGGCCGCTACACGCAGAGCGTAGCCTTCGGCAACCACCGCATGCGTGCGGATGAACCCGTGGCCTTGGGCGGCCTGGACAGTGGGCCGTCGCCCTACGACCTACTTCTGGCCTCCCTGGGCGCGTGCACGTCCATGACCCTGAGGATGTACGCCGAGCACAAGCAGCTGCCGCTGGACGGCGTGCGCGTCACGCTCGAGCACCGGAAAATCTACGCAAAGGACTGCGGCGACTGCGAGACGAAGCAGGGCAAGATCGACCACATCGACCGTGTCATCGAAGTCGAAGGCGACTTGAGCGACGAGCAGCGTCAGCGACTGTTGGAGATCGCAGACAAGTGTCCCGTCCACCGCACGCTTCATGCGGAGGTCAAGATCGCCTCCCAGCTGAAGCGCTGA